In Sphaeramia orbicularis chromosome 5, fSphaOr1.1, whole genome shotgun sequence, a genomic segment contains:
- the tarbp2 gene encoding RISC-loading complex subunit tarbp2 isoform X3, protein MVGSRDTDTFSIEQMLAVNPGKTPISLLQEYGTRIGKTPVYDLLKAEGQAHQPNFTFRVSVGEINCTGQGPSKKAAKHKAAEAALKMLKGGLGGPAGLGVGVDGFIGVDVPADGDSSQPDMKTLSSSQQSECNPVGALQELVVQKGWRLPEYTVTQESGPAHRKEFTMTCRVERFVEIGSGTSKKLAKRNAAAKMLSRIHDVPVDLRTSNDADTEDDTFTMHMGSRAESGKSKGFSCTWDSLRNSAGEKILQLRSHPLGIPSDSNFCSLLTDLSVEQRFDVSYLDLEERSLSGLCQCLVELSTQPITVCHGFAPSIDAARANAAHNALQYLKIMAGGK, encoded by the exons ATGGTTGGGTCCAGAGACACAGACACATTCAG TATTGAGCAAATGCTGGCTGTGAATCCCGGAAAGACGCCCATCAGTCTGCTGCAGGAGTATGGAACGCGGATAGGCAAGACCCCAGTGTATGACCTGCTGAAGGCCGAGGGACAGGCCCACCAGCCCAACTTTACATTCCGTGTCTCCGTCGGAGAGATCAACTGCACCGGCCAAGGGCCGAGCAAGAAGGCAGCCAAGCACAAAGCAGCTGAGGCTGCTCTGAAGATGCTCAAAGGAGGCCTTGGAGGTCCTGCTGGACTTGGTGTTGGAGTAGACGGATTCATTGGTGTTGATGTGCCTGCTGATGGAGACAG TTCCCAGCCAGACATGAAGACCTTGAGTAGTTCTCAGCAGTCTGAATGTAACCCTGTAGGAGCTCTGCAG GAATTGGTAGTGCAGAAAGGATGGCGTTTGCCAGAGTACACTGTGACCCAAGAATCTGGACCGGCGCACCGCAAGGAGTTCACCATGACGTGCAGAGTAGAGAGATTTGTGGAAATTG GAAGTGGTACTTCAAAGAAGCTAGCTAAGAGAAATGCAGCAGCTAAGATGTTATCACGCATTCATGATGTCCCAGTCGACCTGAGGACGAGCAACGATGCTGACACAGAAGATGACACGTTCACCATG CACATGGGGAGTAGAGCAGAGTCAGGTAAAAGTAAAGGCTTCAGCTGCACATGGGACTCTCTACGCAACTCGGCTGGAGAGAAGATCCTCCAGCTCCGCAGCCATCCCCTGGGCATACCATCTGACTCCAACTTCTGCTCTTTACTGACTGATCTGTCTGTTGAACAGCGTTTTGACGTCAGTTACTTGGATCTAG aAGAACGCAGTCTGAGTGGCCTCTGTCAGTGTCTGGTGGAGTTATCTACGCAGCCAATCACGGTATGCCACGGCTTTGCTCCAAGCATCGATGCAGCTCGTGCCAATGCAGCCCACAATGCACTTCAGTACCTCAAAATCATGGCTGGAGGGAAGTGA
- the tespa1 gene encoding protein TESPA1 isoform X2 produces MESPASTVRRRAWINSSRQWVTLEDPDPEAQPFRLPSASLVDDDVFSDSQSDSPRCFTGKIESWLLGCGLESSLENVHQLSFEKAGNFHDDLSLGADAYALNGGQITPGADFAHHPSIKQRRSRLTSSTPRQQLCMPSLSLGQSMASSCPSSSTCKTSSSVSEVLKMCSEDAEETLYELGFGSDEPQVTVRIPPRFFTFPSQAQGINFRLFLDSQLRRIREEDPSLSLASRFRQVQVLTAMANAFYSLYSHVSRTPVQKLATPEFNFSSPVEKIERFRSNIRSEPRSPVERLKDTVSKMCLYTGSPRGSDSTSPQLSPSKQQSLPDVVDIMLEKVKPGVNKKLDLEEPDDRNSAMDVIFNSDGDKSCYSCQEEQTQLTVRNTIEAVQDSEQTDKIDTCENSVNLEDTDSKTHSTRTSLASSLSGETVIEVGRQFVSFPSERKSDSSQRMADLKAVAKVSYDLICPQIVENVHQAPFSCQYIHGTKTNILPLISSETESTDRACPISHRNHETQTGISAAYEQSCFGPADVSSLGTQTQVDTSQIHLLAANCSSPQYCITVTVEGEDISSSSLNTLDSSHISTLPPAQTCEESTGDGKSQYLNPMTHHGQGHNSSNLQQVNSFELEEMHSAGEDDFGQPEHGRTAASPLSTKRQFKGEVARGDSVQSDSSGYAEEEVSPSPRIND; encoded by the exons ATGGAGAGTCCAGCGTCCACAGTGAGGCGACGAGCATGGATCAACAGCAGCCGACAGTGGGTCACCTTGGAGGACCCGGACCCGGAGGCCCAGCCCTTCAGACTTCCATCTGCTTCTTTAGTGGATGATGACGTCTTTTCAGACAGTCAGTCCGATTCACCAA GATGCTTCACAGGAAAGATTGAGAGCTGGCTCCTCGGTTGTGG GTTGGAGTCAAGCTTGGAAAATGTTCATCAGCTGAGTTTTG AGAAAGCTGGAAATTTTCATGATGACTTAAGTCTTGGTGCTGATG CGTATGCACTGAATGGTGGACAGATTACGCCTGGAGCTGA CTTTGCACATCATCCTTCCATCAAGCAACGGCGCAGCAGACTCACCAGCAG TACCCCTCGTCAGCAGCTATGCATGCCATCACTAAGCCTGGGCCAGAGCATGGCCTCCAGctgcccctcctcctccacctgcaaAACTTCATCCAG TGTGTCCGAGGTCCTGAAGATGTGTTCAGAAGATGCTGAGGAGACGCTGTATGAGCTGGGTTTCGGCTCCGATGAGCCACAGGTCACTGTTCGCATCCCGCCTCGTTTCTTCACCTTCCCATCTCAGGCACAGGGCATCAACTTCCGTCTCTTTCTGGACTCACAGCTGCGGCGGATTCGTGAGGAGGATCCCAGCCTGTCTCTTGCTA GTCGTTTCAGACAAGTGCAAGTGCTCACAGCAATGGCCAATGCTTTCTACTCCCTCTACTCCCATGTGTCCCGCACCCCTGTTCAGAAACTGGCAACTCCAGAATTTAACTTCTCCTCTCCAGTTGAAAAGATCGAACGCTTCAGGAGCAACATTCGCAGCGAGCCCCGTTCTCCAGtggaaaggctaaaggacaccgTCTCCAAAATGTGCCTCTACACAGGTTCTCCTCGTGGGTCAGACTCCACCTCTCCACAGCTGTCACCCAGTAAACAGCAAAGCCTGCCTGATGTTGTGGATATAATGTTGGAGAAAGTCAAGCCTGGGGTGAACAAGAAACTGGATTTGGAGGAACCAGATGATAGAAATTCAGCTATGGATGTTATATTCAACTCAGATGGTGATAAATCCTGCTACAGTTGCCAAGAagagcaaacacagctgacagtTCGGAATACAATCGAAGCAGTACAGGACAGTGAACAAACAGATAAGATTGATACTTGTGAGAACAGTGTCAACCTAGAAGACACTGACAGCAAGACTCACAGTACTCGGACATCTTTAGCATCATCACTATCAGGAGAAACTGTGATAGAAGTAGGTCGTCAGTTTGTTTCATTTCCATCTGAGCGGAAATCAGACTCAAGTCAAAGGATGGCTGACCTGAAAGCTGTTGCCAAAGTTTCATATGATCTTATCTGCCCACAGATAGTAGAGAATGTGCACCAGGCACCTTTCAGCTGTCAGTACATACAtggtacaaaaacaaacatattacCTCTTATATCCTCTGAGACCGAAAGCACAGATAGAGCATGTCCTATATCACACAGAAACCATGAGACTCAAACTGGTATTTCAGCAGCTTATGAGCAGTCATGCTTTGGCCCAGCTGATGTTTCCTCATTAGGGACACAAACACAGGTGGATACATCCCAAATACATCTGCTGGCTGCCAATTGTAGTTCACCCCAGTATTGCATCACTGTAACAGTAGAAGGGGAGGATATCTCTTCCTCTTCCTTGAACACACTAGATTCCAGTCATATTTCAACTCTTCCACCTGCCCAAACCTGTGAGGAGTCGACTGGTGACGGAAAGAGTCAGTACCTGAATCCAATGACACATCACGGCCAGGGGCACAACTCCAGTAATCTACAACAGGTTAACTCCTTTGAGCTGGAGGAG ATGCATAGTGCAGGAGAGGATGATTTTGGACAACCAGAACATGGAAGAACAGCAGCCTCACCACTGTCCACAAAACGTCAGTTCAAAG GTGAAGTGGCCCGTGGTGACAGTGTGCAGTCAGACAGCAGCGGCTATGCAGAGGAAGAAGTCAGTCCCTCTCCTCGGATCAATGATTAA
- the tarbp2 gene encoding RISC-loading complex subunit tarbp2 isoform X2, which yields MNDETASDSWKRNSGCSSIEQMLAVNPGKTPISLLQEYGTRIGKTPVYDLLKAEGQAHQPNFTFRVSVGEINCTGQGPSKKAAKHKAAEAALKMLKGGLGGPAGLGVGVDGFIGVDVPADGDSSQPDMKTLSSSQQSECNPVGALQELVVQKGWRLPEYTVTQESGPAHRKEFTMTCRVERFVEIGSGTSKKLAKRNAAAKMLSRIHDVPVDLRTSNDADTEDDTFTMHMGSRAESGKSKGFSCTWDSLRNSAGEKILQLRSHPLGIPSDSNFCSLLTDLSVEQRFDVSYLDLERSLSGLCQCLVELSTQPITVCHGFAPSIDAARANAAHNALQYLKIMAGGK from the exons ATGAACGACGAGACAGCATCGGACAGCTGGAAGAGAAACTCCGGGTGCTCCAG TATTGAGCAAATGCTGGCTGTGAATCCCGGAAAGACGCCCATCAGTCTGCTGCAGGAGTATGGAACGCGGATAGGCAAGACCCCAGTGTATGACCTGCTGAAGGCCGAGGGACAGGCCCACCAGCCCAACTTTACATTCCGTGTCTCCGTCGGAGAGATCAACTGCACCGGCCAAGGGCCGAGCAAGAAGGCAGCCAAGCACAAAGCAGCTGAGGCTGCTCTGAAGATGCTCAAAGGAGGCCTTGGAGGTCCTGCTGGACTTGGTGTTGGAGTAGACGGATTCATTGGTGTTGATGTGCCTGCTGATGGAGACAG TTCCCAGCCAGACATGAAGACCTTGAGTAGTTCTCAGCAGTCTGAATGTAACCCTGTAGGAGCTCTGCAG GAATTGGTAGTGCAGAAAGGATGGCGTTTGCCAGAGTACACTGTGACCCAAGAATCTGGACCGGCGCACCGCAAGGAGTTCACCATGACGTGCAGAGTAGAGAGATTTGTGGAAATTG GAAGTGGTACTTCAAAGAAGCTAGCTAAGAGAAATGCAGCAGCTAAGATGTTATCACGCATTCATGATGTCCCAGTCGACCTGAGGACGAGCAACGATGCTGACACAGAAGATGACACGTTCACCATG CACATGGGGAGTAGAGCAGAGTCAGGTAAAAGTAAAGGCTTCAGCTGCACATGGGACTCTCTACGCAACTCGGCTGGAGAGAAGATCCTCCAGCTCCGCAGCCATCCCCTGGGCATACCATCTGACTCCAACTTCTGCTCTTTACTGACTGATCTGTCTGTTGAACAGCGTTTTGACGTCAGTTACTTGGATCTAG AACGCAGTCTGAGTGGCCTCTGTCAGTGTCTGGTGGAGTTATCTACGCAGCCAATCACGGTATGCCACGGCTTTGCTCCAAGCATCGATGCAGCTCGTGCCAATGCAGCCCACAATGCACTTCAGTACCTCAAAATCATGGCTGGAGGGAAGTGA
- the tespa1 gene encoding protein TESPA1 isoform X1, translating into MESPASTVRRRAWINSSRQWVTLEDPDPEAQPFRLPSASLVDDDVFSDSQSDSPRCFTGKIESWLLGCGLESSLENVHQLSFEKAGNFHDDLSLGADAYALNGGQITPGADFAHHPSIKQRRSRLTSSSTPRQQLCMPSLSLGQSMASSCPSSSTCKTSSSVSEVLKMCSEDAEETLYELGFGSDEPQVTVRIPPRFFTFPSQAQGINFRLFLDSQLRRIREEDPSLSLASRFRQVQVLTAMANAFYSLYSHVSRTPVQKLATPEFNFSSPVEKIERFRSNIRSEPRSPVERLKDTVSKMCLYTGSPRGSDSTSPQLSPSKQQSLPDVVDIMLEKVKPGVNKKLDLEEPDDRNSAMDVIFNSDGDKSCYSCQEEQTQLTVRNTIEAVQDSEQTDKIDTCENSVNLEDTDSKTHSTRTSLASSLSGETVIEVGRQFVSFPSERKSDSSQRMADLKAVAKVSYDLICPQIVENVHQAPFSCQYIHGTKTNILPLISSETESTDRACPISHRNHETQTGISAAYEQSCFGPADVSSLGTQTQVDTSQIHLLAANCSSPQYCITVTVEGEDISSSSLNTLDSSHISTLPPAQTCEESTGDGKSQYLNPMTHHGQGHNSSNLQQVNSFELEEMHSAGEDDFGQPEHGRTAASPLSTKRQFKGEVARGDSVQSDSSGYAEEEVSPSPRIND; encoded by the exons ATGGAGAGTCCAGCGTCCACAGTGAGGCGACGAGCATGGATCAACAGCAGCCGACAGTGGGTCACCTTGGAGGACCCGGACCCGGAGGCCCAGCCCTTCAGACTTCCATCTGCTTCTTTAGTGGATGATGACGTCTTTTCAGACAGTCAGTCCGATTCACCAA GATGCTTCACAGGAAAGATTGAGAGCTGGCTCCTCGGTTGTGG GTTGGAGTCAAGCTTGGAAAATGTTCATCAGCTGAGTTTTG AGAAAGCTGGAAATTTTCATGATGACTTAAGTCTTGGTGCTGATG CGTATGCACTGAATGGTGGACAGATTACGCCTGGAGCTGA CTTTGCACATCATCCTTCCATCAAGCAACGGCGCAGCAGACTCACCAGCAG TAGTACCCCTCGTCAGCAGCTATGCATGCCATCACTAAGCCTGGGCCAGAGCATGGCCTCCAGctgcccctcctcctccacctgcaaAACTTCATCCAG TGTGTCCGAGGTCCTGAAGATGTGTTCAGAAGATGCTGAGGAGACGCTGTATGAGCTGGGTTTCGGCTCCGATGAGCCACAGGTCACTGTTCGCATCCCGCCTCGTTTCTTCACCTTCCCATCTCAGGCACAGGGCATCAACTTCCGTCTCTTTCTGGACTCACAGCTGCGGCGGATTCGTGAGGAGGATCCCAGCCTGTCTCTTGCTA GTCGTTTCAGACAAGTGCAAGTGCTCACAGCAATGGCCAATGCTTTCTACTCCCTCTACTCCCATGTGTCCCGCACCCCTGTTCAGAAACTGGCAACTCCAGAATTTAACTTCTCCTCTCCAGTTGAAAAGATCGAACGCTTCAGGAGCAACATTCGCAGCGAGCCCCGTTCTCCAGtggaaaggctaaaggacaccgTCTCCAAAATGTGCCTCTACACAGGTTCTCCTCGTGGGTCAGACTCCACCTCTCCACAGCTGTCACCCAGTAAACAGCAAAGCCTGCCTGATGTTGTGGATATAATGTTGGAGAAAGTCAAGCCTGGGGTGAACAAGAAACTGGATTTGGAGGAACCAGATGATAGAAATTCAGCTATGGATGTTATATTCAACTCAGATGGTGATAAATCCTGCTACAGTTGCCAAGAagagcaaacacagctgacagtTCGGAATACAATCGAAGCAGTACAGGACAGTGAACAAACAGATAAGATTGATACTTGTGAGAACAGTGTCAACCTAGAAGACACTGACAGCAAGACTCACAGTACTCGGACATCTTTAGCATCATCACTATCAGGAGAAACTGTGATAGAAGTAGGTCGTCAGTTTGTTTCATTTCCATCTGAGCGGAAATCAGACTCAAGTCAAAGGATGGCTGACCTGAAAGCTGTTGCCAAAGTTTCATATGATCTTATCTGCCCACAGATAGTAGAGAATGTGCACCAGGCACCTTTCAGCTGTCAGTACATACAtggtacaaaaacaaacatattacCTCTTATATCCTCTGAGACCGAAAGCACAGATAGAGCATGTCCTATATCACACAGAAACCATGAGACTCAAACTGGTATTTCAGCAGCTTATGAGCAGTCATGCTTTGGCCCAGCTGATGTTTCCTCATTAGGGACACAAACACAGGTGGATACATCCCAAATACATCTGCTGGCTGCCAATTGTAGTTCACCCCAGTATTGCATCACTGTAACAGTAGAAGGGGAGGATATCTCTTCCTCTTCCTTGAACACACTAGATTCCAGTCATATTTCAACTCTTCCACCTGCCCAAACCTGTGAGGAGTCGACTGGTGACGGAAAGAGTCAGTACCTGAATCCAATGACACATCACGGCCAGGGGCACAACTCCAGTAATCTACAACAGGTTAACTCCTTTGAGCTGGAGGAG ATGCATAGTGCAGGAGAGGATGATTTTGGACAACCAGAACATGGAAGAACAGCAGCCTCACCACTGTCCACAAAACGTCAGTTCAAAG GTGAAGTGGCCCGTGGTGACAGTGTGCAGTCAGACAGCAGCGGCTATGCAGAGGAAGAAGTCAGTCCCTCTCCTCGGATCAATGATTAA
- the tarbp2 gene encoding RISC-loading complex subunit tarbp2 isoform X1 has protein sequence MNDETASDSWKRNSGCSSIEQMLAVNPGKTPISLLQEYGTRIGKTPVYDLLKAEGQAHQPNFTFRVSVGEINCTGQGPSKKAAKHKAAEAALKMLKGGLGGPAGLGVGVDGFIGVDVPADGDSSQPDMKTLSSSQQSECNPVGALQELVVQKGWRLPEYTVTQESGPAHRKEFTMTCRVERFVEIGSGTSKKLAKRNAAAKMLSRIHDVPVDLRTSNDADTEDDTFTMHMGSRAESGKSKGFSCTWDSLRNSAGEKILQLRSHPLGIPSDSNFCSLLTDLSVEQRFDVSYLDLEERSLSGLCQCLVELSTQPITVCHGFAPSIDAARANAAHNALQYLKIMAGGK, from the exons ATGAACGACGAGACAGCATCGGACAGCTGGAAGAGAAACTCCGGGTGCTCCAG TATTGAGCAAATGCTGGCTGTGAATCCCGGAAAGACGCCCATCAGTCTGCTGCAGGAGTATGGAACGCGGATAGGCAAGACCCCAGTGTATGACCTGCTGAAGGCCGAGGGACAGGCCCACCAGCCCAACTTTACATTCCGTGTCTCCGTCGGAGAGATCAACTGCACCGGCCAAGGGCCGAGCAAGAAGGCAGCCAAGCACAAAGCAGCTGAGGCTGCTCTGAAGATGCTCAAAGGAGGCCTTGGAGGTCCTGCTGGACTTGGTGTTGGAGTAGACGGATTCATTGGTGTTGATGTGCCTGCTGATGGAGACAG TTCCCAGCCAGACATGAAGACCTTGAGTAGTTCTCAGCAGTCTGAATGTAACCCTGTAGGAGCTCTGCAG GAATTGGTAGTGCAGAAAGGATGGCGTTTGCCAGAGTACACTGTGACCCAAGAATCTGGACCGGCGCACCGCAAGGAGTTCACCATGACGTGCAGAGTAGAGAGATTTGTGGAAATTG GAAGTGGTACTTCAAAGAAGCTAGCTAAGAGAAATGCAGCAGCTAAGATGTTATCACGCATTCATGATGTCCCAGTCGACCTGAGGACGAGCAACGATGCTGACACAGAAGATGACACGTTCACCATG CACATGGGGAGTAGAGCAGAGTCAGGTAAAAGTAAAGGCTTCAGCTGCACATGGGACTCTCTACGCAACTCGGCTGGAGAGAAGATCCTCCAGCTCCGCAGCCATCCCCTGGGCATACCATCTGACTCCAACTTCTGCTCTTTACTGACTGATCTGTCTGTTGAACAGCGTTTTGACGTCAGTTACTTGGATCTAG aAGAACGCAGTCTGAGTGGCCTCTGTCAGTGTCTGGTGGAGTTATCTACGCAGCCAATCACGGTATGCCACGGCTTTGCTCCAAGCATCGATGCAGCTCGTGCCAATGCAGCCCACAATGCACTTCAGTACCTCAAAATCATGGCTGGAGGGAAGTGA